A section of the Ovis canadensis isolate MfBH-ARS-UI-01 breed Bighorn chromosome 1, ARS-UI_OviCan_v2, whole genome shotgun sequence genome encodes:
- the CD1D gene encoding antigen-presenting glycoprotein CD1d isoform X2 produces the protein MSGTGRRAERGSRAGKRADDRGGRAETDAPREVGSLIHQPGNLLLPASSCLAPGDRDRFRASRHHPFFPNLTVSFFLFFLLLPSVLSLPFPRLLRSVFSPAPQTSFPFRFLQISSFANSSWTRTDGLMWLGELQPYTWRNESSTIRFLKHWSQGTFSDQQWEQLQHTFQVYRSSFTRDIREFVKMLPGDYPFEIQISGGCELLPRNISESFLRAALQEKDVLSFQGMSWVSAPDAPPWSQVVCKVLNEDQGTKETVHWLLHDICPELVKGLMQTGKSELEKQVKPEAWLSSGPSPGPDRLLLVCHVSGFYPKPVWVMWMRGEQEEPGTQQGDVMPNADSTWYLRVTLDVAAGEAAGLSCRVKHSSLGDQDIILYWDGKRVSRGLIVVLVILVFVLLFVGGLVFWFRKHRRYQDIS, from the exons ATGAGTGGAACCGGGCGGAGGGCGGAGAGAGGGAGCCGAGCAGGGAAACGGGCCGACGATCGCGGCGGGCGGGCGGAGACTGATGCACCTCGAGAAGTCGGGAGCTTGATCCACCAGCCCGGGAACCTGTTActccctgcctccagctgctTGGCCCCTGGAGACCGAGATCGATTCAGAGCCAGCAGACATCACCCTTTCTTCCCAAACctaactgtttctttctttctttttttcttgcttctcccTTCTGTGCTCTCCCTCCCGTTTCCCCGGCTCCTCCGATCTGTATTCTCTCCAGCCCCGCAAACGTCTTTCCCCTTCCGCTTCCTCCAGATCTCCTCCTTCGCCAACAGCAGCTGGACGCGCACGGACGGCCTCATGTGGCTGGGGGAGCTGCAGCCCTATACTTGGCGCAATGAGTCGAGCACCATCCGCTTCCTGAAGCATTGGTCTCAGGGCACATTCAGCGACCAGCAGTGGGAGCAGCTGCAGCATACATTTCAGGTTTATCGCAGCAGCTTCACCAGGGACATCCGGGAATTCGTGAAAATGCTGCCTGGAGACT ATCCTTTTGAGATCCAGATATCTGGAGGATGTGAGTTACTCCCAAGGAACATCTCAGAAAGCTTCTTACGTGCAGCACTTCAAGAAAAGGATGTCCTGAGTTTCCAAGGAATGTCTTGGGTGTCAGCCCCAGATGCACCCCCTTGGAGCCAGGTGGTCTGCAAGGTGCTCAATGAGGACCAAGGGACCAAGGAAACGGTGCACTGGCTCCTCCATGACATCTGCCCCGAATTGGTCAAAGGCCTCATGCAGACCGGGAAGTCCGAGCTGGAGAAGCAAG TGAAGCCAGAGGCTTGGCTTTCCAGTGGCCCCAGTCCTGGGCCTGACCGTCTGCTGCTGGTGTGCCACGTCTCAGGATTCTACCCAAAACCTGTGTGGGTGATGTGGATGAGGGGTGagcaggaggagcctggcactcaACAAGGAGACGTCATGCCCAATGCCGACTCGACTTGGTATCTGCGAGTAACCCTGGATGTGGcggctggggaggcggctggcttgAGTTGCCGAGTGAAGCACAGCAGTCTAGGAGACCAGGACATCATCCTGTACTGGG ACGGGAAACGTGTCTCCAGGGGCTTGATTGTCGTCCTGGTAATACTGGTGTTTGTCCTTCTGTTTGTTGGAGGCTTAGTCTTCTGGTTTAGGAAGCACCG CCGCTATCAAGATATCTCGTGA
- the CD1D gene encoding antigen-presenting glycoprotein CD1d isoform X1: MWLGELQPYTWRNESSTIRFLKHWSQGTFSDQQWEQLQHTFQVYRSSFTRDIREFVKMLPGDYPFEIQISGGCELLPRNISESFLRAALQEKDVLSFQGMSWVSAPDAPPWSQVVCKVLNEDQGTKETVHWLLHDICPELVKGLMQTGKSELEKQVKPEAWLSSGPSPGPDRLLLVCHVSGFYPKPVWVMWMRGEQEEPGTQQGDVMPNADSTWYLRVTLDVAAGEAAGLSCRVKHSSLGDQDIILYWDGKRVSRGLIVVLVILVFVLLFVGGLVFWFRKHRRYQDIS; encoded by the exons ATGTGGCTGGGGGAGCTGCAGCCCTATACTTGGCGCAATGAGTCGAGCACCATCCGCTTCCTGAAGCATTGGTCTCAGGGCACATTCAGCGACCAGCAGTGGGAGCAGCTGCAGCATACATTTCAGGTTTATCGCAGCAGCTTCACCAGGGACATCCGGGAATTCGTGAAAATGCTGCCTGGAGACT ATCCTTTTGAGATCCAGATATCTGGAGGATGTGAGTTACTCCCAAGGAACATCTCAGAAAGCTTCTTACGTGCAGCACTTCAAGAAAAGGATGTCCTGAGTTTCCAAGGAATGTCTTGGGTGTCAGCCCCAGATGCACCCCCTTGGAGCCAGGTGGTCTGCAAGGTGCTCAATGAGGACCAAGGGACCAAGGAAACGGTGCACTGGCTCCTCCATGACATCTGCCCCGAATTGGTCAAAGGCCTCATGCAGACCGGGAAGTCCGAGCTGGAGAAGCAAG TGAAGCCAGAGGCTTGGCTTTCCAGTGGCCCCAGTCCTGGGCCTGACCGTCTGCTGCTGGTGTGCCACGTCTCAGGATTCTACCCAAAACCTGTGTGGGTGATGTGGATGAGGGGTGagcaggaggagcctggcactcaACAAGGAGACGTCATGCCCAATGCCGACTCGACTTGGTATCTGCGAGTAACCCTGGATGTGGcggctggggaggcggctggcttgAGTTGCCGAGTGAAGCACAGCAGTCTAGGAGACCAGGACATCATCCTGTACTGGG ACGGGAAACGTGTCTCCAGGGGCTTGATTGTCGTCCTGGTAATACTGGTGTTTGTCCTTCTGTTTGTTGGAGGCTTAGTCTTCTGGTTTAGGAAGCACCG CCGCTATCAAGATATCTCGTGA